Proteins from a genomic interval of Phocoena phocoena chromosome 20, mPhoPho1.1, whole genome shotgun sequence:
- the ESRP2 gene encoding epithelial splicing regulatory protein 2 isoform X2, with the protein MTPPPPQPPPSGPNPAADSAADPRPGPGPLVVLFGATAGALGQDLGSDETDLILLVWQVVEPRSRQVGTLHKSLVRAEAAALSPQCREASGLSADSLARAEPLDKVLQQFSQLVSGDVALLGGGPYMLCTDGQQLLRQVLHPEASRKNLALPDTFFSFYDLRREFHVQHPSTRPARDLTVATMAQDLGLETDATEDDFGVWEVKTMVAVILHLLDGPSGQLFSKPEVIKQKYETGPCSKADVVDSETVVRARGLPWQSSDQDVARFFTGLNIARGGVALCLNAQGRRNGEALIRFVDSEQRDLALQRHKHHMGVRYIEVYKATGEEFVKIAGGTSLEVARFLSREDQVILRLRGLPFSAGPADVLGFLGPECPVTGGADGLLFVRHPDGRPTGDAFALFACEELAQAALRRHKGTLGKRYIELFRSTAAEVQQVLNRYASSPLLPTLTAPLLPIPFPLAAGTGRDCVRLRGLPYTATIEDILSFLGEAAADIRPHGVHMVLNQQGRPSGDAFIQMTSAERALAAAQRCHKKAMKERYVEVVPCSTEEMSHVLMGGTLGRSGMSPPPCKLPCLSPPTYATFQATPTLIPTETAALYPSSALLPAARVPAAPTPVAYYPGPATQLYMNYTAYYPS; encoded by the exons ATGACTCCGCCGCCACCCCAGCCACCGCCCTCAGGCCCGAACCCCGCCGCAGACTCCGCTGCCGACCCCCGTCCCGGGCCTGGACCCCTGGTCGTACTGTTCGGGGCCACGGCGGGTGCGCTGGGGCAGGACCTGGGCTCCGACGAGACCGACTTAATCCTCCTAGTCTGGCAAGTGGTGGAGCCGCGGAGCCGCCAG GTGGGGACATTGCATAAGTCGCTGGTACGCGCCGAGGCGGCCGCGCTGAGCCCGCAGTGCCGTGAGGCGAGCGGCCTGAGCGCCGACAGCCTGGCGCGGGCCGAGCCGCTGGACAAGGTGCTGCAGCAG TTCTCACAGCTGGTGAGCGGGGATGTGGCTTTGCTGGGCGGGGGCCCCTACATGCTCTGCACTGATGGGCAGCAGCTGCTGCGACAGGTCCTGCACCCTGAGGCCTCCAGGAAG AACCTGGCGCTCCCCGACACCTTCTTCTCCTTCTACGACCTCCGCAGAGAGTTCCACGTGCAGCACCCGAGCACCCGCCCTGCCAGGGACCTCACTGTAGCCACCATGGCACAGG ACTTGGGGCTGGAGACAGATGCCACAGAGGACGATTTTGGGGTGTGGGAAGTGAAGACAATGGTAGCTGTCATCCTCCACCTGCTTGATGGACCCAGCG GTCAACTGTTTTCGAAGCCCGAAGTGATAAAGCAGAAATATGAGACAGGGCCTTG CAGCAAGGCCGACGTGGTGGACAGCGAGACTGTGGTTCGGGCTCGCGGGCTGCCCTGGCAGTCATCAGACCAGGACGTGGCTAGATTCTTCACAGGGCTCAATATTGCCAG GGGTGGTGTAGCACTGTGCCTCAACGCCCAGGGCCGCAGAAATGGTGAGGCCCTCATCCGTTTTGTGGACAGCGAGCAGCGGGACCTAGCACTGCAGAGACACAAGCACCACATGGGTGTCCGCTATATTGAG GTATATAAAGCAACAGGAGAGGAGTTTGTAAAGATCGCAGGGG GCACTTCACTAGAGGTGGCCCGTTTCCTGTCACGGGAAGACCAAGTGATCCTGCGGCTGCGGGGACTGCCCTTCTCGGCTGGGCCAGCAGATGTGCTAGGCTTCCTGGGGCCAGAGTGCCCAGTGACTGGGGGTGCCGATGGGCTGCTCTTTGTGCGCCACCCTGACGGCCGGCCCACTGGTGATGCCTTTGCCCTCTTCGCCTGTGAGGAGCTGGCACAGGCTGCATTACGCAGGCATAAGGGCACGCTGGGTAAGCGATACATTGAACTCTTCCGGAGCACTGCAGCTGAGGTGCAGCAG GTCCTGAACCGCTATGCCTCCAGCCCACTCCTTCCCACACTGACTGCTCCACTGCTGCCTATCCCCTTCCCACTGGCAGCTGGGACCGGGAGAGACTGTGTACGCCTTCGAGGCCTGCCCTACACAGCCACCATTGAAGACATCCTAAGCTTTCTGGGGGAGGCAGCGGCTGACATTCGGCCCCACGGTGTGCACATGGTACTCAACCAGCAG GGCCGGCCGTCGGGTGATGCCTTCATCCAGATGACATCAGCAGAGCGGGCCCTAGCTGCTGCTCAGCGTTGCCATAAGAAAGCAATGAAGGAACGCTATGTGGAGGTGGTCCCCTGCTCCACAGAGGAGATGAGCCATGTCCTGATGGGGGGCACCTTGGGCCGCAGTGGCATGTCCCCTCCACCCTGCAAGCTGCCCT GCCTCTCACCGCCCACCTACGCCACCTTCCAGGCCACCCCAACACTCATTCCCACTGAGACAGCAGCTCTGTATCCCTCTTCAGCACTGCTCCCAGCTGCCAGGGTGCCCGCTGCCCCCACCCCGGTTGCCTACTACCCAGGGCCAGCCACTCAACTCTA